In one uncultured Devosia sp. genomic region, the following are encoded:
- a CDS encoding HAD-IA family hydrolase, translating into MKLVVFDMDGTLIDTQALISEHMATTFTEAGLVAPTPAESRRVIGLSLPIALARLAKTDDPVLIEKLVGDYKAHYRASLLTEDSREGLFPGAREALDVLKAQDDVLLGIATGKGLNGVHRILELHGLSDYFVSLQTPDHNPSKPHPGMLETAMRETGATPAETVMIGDTTFDIEMGVAAGCKTIGVTWGYHEPRELIAVGADTMIDRYDQLVGAIGKLLD; encoded by the coding sequence GTGAAACTCGTCGTCTTTGACATGGATGGTACGCTGATCGATACGCAGGCGCTGATCAGCGAGCATATGGCGACGACCTTTACCGAGGCAGGGCTCGTTGCACCGACCCCGGCAGAGTCGCGCCGCGTCATCGGCCTGTCCCTGCCGATCGCGCTGGCCCGGCTGGCGAAGACCGACGATCCGGTGCTGATCGAAAAACTGGTTGGGGACTACAAGGCGCATTATCGTGCGTCGCTGCTGACCGAAGACAGCCGCGAAGGCCTGTTTCCCGGCGCGCGCGAGGCCCTCGATGTCCTCAAGGCGCAAGACGATGTGCTGCTTGGCATTGCCACGGGCAAGGGACTCAATGGCGTGCATCGCATCCTGGAACTGCACGGGCTCTCGGACTATTTCGTTTCCCTGCAGACCCCCGACCACAACCCGTCCAAGCCGCATCCCGGCATGCTGGAAACGGCGATGCGCGAGACCGGGGCAACGCCTGCCGAGACGGTGATGATCGGCGACACGACCTTCGACATCGAAATGGGCGTGGCGGCCGGCTGCAAGACCATCGGCGTCACCTGGGGCTATCACGAGCCGCGCGAGCTGATCGCCGTCGGCGCCGACACCATGATCGATCGCTATGACCAGTTGGTCGGCGCGATCGGCAAACTCCTGGACTGA
- the folB gene encoding dihydroneopterin aldolase, translating into MTHAFTGDRIILKDLGFYGYHGLMNEEKALGQRFFIDLECGLDLSRAATTDSINGTVSYADVYDVVKLAFENKRMHLIEAVAQNIVDAIFDAFADVTWIIVRVRKPEAPIAMVRGEAAIELHRQRKIQ; encoded by the coding sequence ATGACCCACGCGTTCACGGGCGACCGTATCATCCTGAAAGATCTCGGTTTTTACGGCTACCACGGGCTGATGAACGAGGAAAAGGCGCTCGGCCAGCGCTTCTTCATCGATCTCGAATGCGGTCTCGACCTCAGCCGCGCCGCCACCACCGACAGCATCAATGGCACGGTCTCCTATGCCGATGTCTATGATGTGGTAAAGCTCGCCTTCGAGAACAAGCGCATGCATCTCATTGAGGCCGTTGCACAAAACATCGTCGATGCGATCTTCGACGCCTTCGCCGACGTCACCTGGATCATCGTCCGCGTCCGCAAGCCGGAAGCCCCCATTGCCATGGTGCGGGGCGAAGCCGCGATCGAACTGCATCGCCAGCGGAAAATCCAATGA
- the folK gene encoding 2-amino-4-hydroxy-6-hydroxymethyldihydropteridine diphosphokinase produces the protein MTSMAWLSLGANIGDDPAAQVLAAVEKIDSAEDIRVTKQSDLVLTKPWGKLDQPDFANLAIEIETTLKPLELLDILQAIELEMGRVRAEVWGPRVIDIDIIAYDQIEMNTPRLTLPHPHAHERDFVLTPLAEIAPDVSRLLASRAAKAH, from the coding sequence ATGACCTCAATGGCTTGGCTCAGCCTCGGCGCCAATATCGGCGACGATCCGGCAGCACAAGTTCTTGCTGCCGTTGAAAAAATCGACTCTGCCGAAGACATCCGCGTCACGAAACAGTCGGATCTTGTCCTGACCAAGCCTTGGGGCAAGCTCGATCAACCCGATTTCGCCAATCTGGCTATCGAGATCGAAACCACGCTCAAACCGCTGGAACTGCTCGATATTCTACAGGCCATCGAGCTCGAAATGGGCCGTGTCCGCGCCGAAGTCTGGGGCCCGCGGGTGATCGATATCGACATCATCGCCTACGACCAGATCGAGATGAACACCCCGCGCCTGACCCTGCCGCATCCCCACGCCCACGAGCGCGACTTCGTGCTAACGCCACTGGCTGAAATCGCCCCTGACGTTAGCAGACTGTTGGCATCGAGAGCCGCCAAAGCGCATTAG
- the crcB gene encoding fluoride efflux transporter CrcB, whose amino-acid sequence MYAFLLVGAGGAIGAMARFGLGGLVGQLWPMGFPLATLLINIAGSAAMGVFVGLMARLLPAWQEDARLFIAVGVLGGFTTFSSFSLDAIVLMERGELLAAGFYVLLSVVLCLIGLYLGLLVTRGVA is encoded by the coding sequence ATGTATGCATTCCTTCTCGTCGGCGCGGGCGGCGCCATTGGTGCCATGGCGCGCTTTGGTCTGGGTGGCCTCGTTGGCCAGCTGTGGCCGATGGGCTTTCCACTGGCGACGCTGCTGATCAATATCGCGGGCTCGGCCGCCATGGGCGTGTTTGTCGGGCTGATGGCCCGCTTGCTGCCGGCATGGCAGGAGGATGCGCGGCTGTTTATTGCCGTGGGCGTGCTGGGTGGCTTCACCACGTTTTCCTCCTTTTCGCTCGATGCGATCGTGTTGATGGAGCGCGGAGAATTGCTTGCGGCTGGGTTCTATGTGCTGTTGTCGGTTGTGCTCTGCCTCATTGGGCTTTATCTCGGCCTTTTGGTGACCCGAGGCGTGGCATGA
- a CDS encoding RluA family pseudouridine synthase produces MSGVQHRLVNDDEDGMRLDRWFATHFPQVGFGRLQKLIRNGEVKVDKAKVTTSTRVSAGQTVRIPPVDDADVVRAPKLNEADARFLKDLILYEDDDIYVFNKPHGLAVQGGSGQSRHLDGMLKSLPNSKGEAPRLVHRLDRDTSGCLVVAKTKQAASHFGEVFRSRSARKIYWAIVAGNPHPQQGEISCFLARQSTDDGEQMVVVKNGTPGAQHSQSYYSTTDTASRRFAWVTLKPVTGRTHQLRVHMAQLGTPIIGDPRYFNIENWQGAEGLSEGLHLHARRIAIPLRGGKRLDISAPLPPHMRASFETLGFDPDRYDVSGDPEDGK; encoded by the coding sequence ATGAGTGGCGTACAACATCGACTGGTGAATGATGACGAAGACGGCATGCGTCTCGATCGCTGGTTCGCCACCCATTTTCCCCAAGTGGGCTTTGGCCGGCTGCAAAAGCTGATACGTAATGGCGAGGTCAAGGTCGACAAGGCCAAGGTGACGACCAGCACCCGCGTATCCGCCGGACAGACCGTGCGCATTCCGCCGGTCGACGATGCCGACGTGGTGCGGGCGCCCAAGCTCAATGAGGCCGATGCCCGTTTCCTCAAGGACCTGATCCTCTACGAGGATGACGACATCTATGTCTTCAACAAGCCGCATGGCCTGGCCGTGCAGGGCGGCAGCGGACAGAGCCGCCACCTTGACGGCATGTTGAAGAGCCTGCCTAACAGCAAGGGCGAGGCGCCGCGCCTGGTGCATCGCCTCGACCGCGATACTTCGGGGTGCCTCGTCGTGGCCAAGACCAAGCAGGCGGCCAGCCATTTCGGCGAAGTGTTTCGCTCGCGTTCGGCGCGCAAGATCTATTGGGCCATCGTTGCGGGCAATCCGCATCCACAGCAGGGCGAAATCTCCTGCTTCCTCGCCCGCCAGAGCACGGACGATGGCGAACAGATGGTCGTGGTCAAGAATGGCACGCCCGGCGCGCAGCATTCGCAGAGCTATTATTCGACCACCGACACCGCCAGCCGGCGCTTCGCCTGGGTGACCCTGAAGCCGGTAACGGGCCGCACGCATCAGTTGCGCGTCCATATGGCCCAACTCGGCACGCCGATCATTGGCGACCCGCGCTATTTCAACATCGAGAACTGGCAGGGCGCCGAGGGGCTCAGCGAAGGCTTGCATCTGCATGCCCGCCGCATTGCCATTCCGCTGCGTGGTGGCAAGCGGCTTGATATTTCGGCGCCATTGCCGCCGCATATGCGCGCGAGCTTTGAGACGCTGGGCTTTGATCCTGACCGCTATGACGTGAGCGGCGATCCCGAGGACGGCAAGTGA
- a CDS encoding ATP12 family protein: MRDQLEDIQQHLNDGYGRAQQLDKVELPKRFYKEVAAGPLDDGFVVTLDGRQTRTPGKVAIAVPAASIATAMAEEWSAQGEFIDATTMPMVRLVNSAIESGETMIPSFRDEVVKFAANDLLLYRADSPQELVSEQEMVWDNALETLARHFGVRFEPTTGIIHRGQPQATLDRLAESLTAENLLTLTALVSITGLTGSGLLAIGLLHKLFSPEQVWKAAHVDEDYQVSQWGQDEEAAERRAKRRVDFDTAVFAIEALRA; this comes from the coding sequence ATGCGCGACCAGCTCGAAGACATCCAACAGCATCTCAATGACGGCTATGGCCGCGCGCAGCAGCTCGACAAGGTCGAATTGCCCAAGCGCTTCTACAAGGAGGTCGCCGCCGGCCCGCTGGACGACGGCTTTGTCGTGACGCTGGATGGGCGCCAGACTCGCACGCCGGGCAAGGTGGCGATTGCCGTGCCTGCCGCGAGCATTGCCACGGCCATGGCCGAAGAATGGTCGGCGCAGGGCGAGTTCATCGACGCCACCACCATGCCCATGGTGCGGCTGGTCAACTCCGCAATCGAGAGCGGTGAGACGATGATCCCGTCCTTCCGGGACGAGGTGGTGAAATTCGCTGCCAATGACCTGCTGCTCTATCGCGCCGACAGCCCGCAGGAGCTGGTCTCTGAGCAGGAAATGGTCTGGGACAATGCGCTTGAAACGCTGGCCCGCCACTTCGGCGTCCGCTTCGAGCCGACCACCGGCATCATCCACCGGGGGCAGCCGCAGGCGACGCTGGACCGGCTGGCGGAGTCACTGACCGCCGAAAACCTGCTGACCCTGACAGCACTGGTGTCGATCACCGGCCTGACGGGTTCGGGCCTCCTGGCTATCGGCCTTCTCCACAAGCTGTTTTCGCCAGAGCAGGTGTGGAAGGCCGCCCATGTCGATGAGGACTATCAGGTCAGCCAGTGGGGCCAGGACGAGGAAGCGGCGGAGCGTCGCGCCAAGCGCCGGGTGGATTTCGACACTGCGGTCTTTGCCATTGAGGCGTTGCGCGCCTGA